A single region of the Biomaibacter acetigenes genome encodes:
- a CDS encoding glycosyltransferase family 2 protein produces the protein MSVAAIIPAYNEGKTIGNVLKVLMAMKDLDEVIVVNDGSGDNTATVARNYNARVVDLPKNSGKSIAVLTGVKNTQAEIILMLDADLVGLKELHVRELLQPVYSGEAAMTIGIFKNGRGATDLAQRIAPFLSGQRALKRDVFDKLEKYSVKDYGLEIALTLMAERENIRVREVELRNLTHVMKEEKRGLLAGFLSRIKMYWDIIYCVIKFRLEVF, from the coding sequence ATGTCGGTGGCCGCCATTATCCCGGCTTATAATGAGGGTAAAACTATCGGTAATGTATTAAAAGTTTTAATGGCAATGAAAGACCTTGATGAAGTGATTGTGGTCAATGACGGATCCGGCGATAATACTGCAACGGTTGCAAGAAACTACAATGCCAGGGTTGTCGACCTTCCCAAGAACAGTGGAAAGAGCATCGCGGTACTTACAGGTGTGAAAAACACCCAGGCTGAAATTATACTGATGCTGGATGCCGATCTGGTTGGTTTAAAAGAATTACATGTTCGGGAACTGCTACAACCGGTTTATTCCGGGGAAGCGGCCATGACCATCGGCATATTTAAAAATGGCAGGGGAGCTACTGACCTGGCGCAAAGGATAGCTCCCTTCCTTTCCGGCCAGAGGGCTTTAAAAAGGGATGTTTTTGATAAGCTTGAAAAATATTCAGTGAAGGATTATGGACTTGAAATAGCTCTTACTTTAATGGCTGAGAGGGAAAATATAAGGGTCCGGGAAGTGGAGTTGAGAAATTTAACCCATGTGATGAAAGAAGAAAAAAGGGGCCTTTTGGCAGGGTTCCTGTCACGTATAAAAATGTACTGGGATATTATATATTGTGTTATAAAATTCAGGCTTGAGGTGTTCTAA
- a CDS encoding MgtC/SapB family protein, which translates to MSLGQVELAARLLLSIIFGGIIGIERESVNRPAGFRTHILVCVGSTLTMLVSLYIFEQFNSRTSVDPARIAAQVISGIGFLGAGTIIREGATVRGLTTAASLWTVAAIGLAIGSGFYLAAVLATVLTFITLISFSRIENYIIQTRYLQRISIIIDDKPGQIGKIGSILGEINVNIRNIKMVSMDNDKLLVTLMVRVPSGLKVNDIVSRLLQIDGIYDIENEP; encoded by the coding sequence ATGTCCTTGGGTCAAGTGGAATTGGCTGCAAGGCTCCTCCTTTCCATTATTTTCGGAGGAATTATAGGAATAGAAAGGGAAAGTGTCAACAGACCGGCAGGTTTCAGGACCCATATACTGGTGTGTGTGGGGTCTACTTTAACCATGCTGGTTTCCCTGTATATTTTTGAACAATTTAATTCCCGCACCTCTGTAGACCCTGCCCGCATAGCAGCCCAGGTTATAAGCGGTATAGGCTTTTTGGGTGCCGGTACCATCATCAGGGAGGGCGCTACGGTAAGAGGCTTGACTACAGCAGCTAGCTTGTGGACCGTGGCGGCTATAGGACTCGCTATAGGCAGTGGGTTTTATCTGGCGGCAGTCCTTGCCACCGTATTGACTTTTATAACATTGATTTCCTTTTCAAGGATAGAAAACTATATTATTCAAACGAGGTATTTACAGCGTATTTCCATTATTATTGATGATAAACCGGGCCAAATTGGCAAAATAGGGTCCATACTTGGAGAAATCAATGTCAACATTAGAAATATAAAGATGGTGAGTATGGATAATGATAAGTTGCTTGTTACGCTTATGGTTAGAGTGCCGTCCGGTTTAAAAGTAAATGATATAGTTTCAAGGCTACTGCAAATTGATGGAATATATGATATAGAAAATGAACCTTGA
- a CDS encoding exonuclease domain-containing protein — translation MINLKQILEKEDLIDFDKSELQAISKVSVKKVLVDLEKRKLEIYFKSENEIAGYLYDKIKSRLYQKIPGCKHINVISDDSIHNNVDAEEIIKNNWQSILEHVFSHAPSARIWLLNASMDIQKNHLVIYVDKSGMEFLERKKCNLIIEKFLRSKDIQVKVTFVQKTDEEEEYDIYEEDREIVETLLSQNINSSSEKSNHESDSGILLGKTISGEPVPIRDAFMETQDITVQGEIFGVEKRELKNKTIMVTFALTDYTGSLPVKIFLSGEKKVIEDKIKEGLWVKVRGKIESNKYSQEYELMPYDINEAQKPVRQDPSPEKRVELHLHTRYSAMDAICSPKQVIKLVKSWGHKAVAFTDHGVIQSYPEIYEFAHGSGIKPIYGVEAYVFDDEFPVMVNPPDSELQDVTFVVADIETTGLSLENDEIIEVGAVKLKNGSIIDRFASFVKPSKALPANIINLTGITNEMVSSAPPLKEVLSGFINFLGDGIFVAHNARFDSGFIRRDCEKLGLPFDNKVLDTLPLCQIIYTDLKNHRLDTVAKKLDIKMGNHHRAVDDANTAALILKEALAHLEKTGIKNLSHINHIYHSSNGAVHLNSYHATILVKNMVGLRNLTSLYPGPIWIIFTGIPEYRNPY, via the coding sequence ATGATAAATCTTAAACAAATACTGGAGAAGGAAGATTTGATTGATTTTGACAAAAGTGAGCTTCAAGCCATATCGAAGGTTTCGGTGAAAAAAGTATTGGTAGATCTTGAAAAACGTAAATTAGAAATTTATTTTAAGTCAGAAAATGAAATAGCCGGATATTTATATGATAAAATAAAAAGCCGTCTATATCAAAAAATACCCGGGTGTAAACATATAAATGTAATTAGCGATGACAGCATACATAATAACGTTGATGCAGAGGAAATAATAAAAAACAACTGGCAAAGCATTTTAGAGCATGTTTTTTCCCATGCACCTTCCGCACGCATCTGGCTTTTGAATGCTTCCATGGATATACAAAAAAATCACCTTGTTATCTATGTTGACAAAAGCGGCATGGAATTTCTGGAAAGAAAAAAATGTAACTTAATCATTGAAAAATTTTTAAGATCGAAAGATATACAGGTAAAGGTAACTTTTGTACAAAAAACTGACGAGGAAGAGGAATATGACATTTATGAAGAGGATAGAGAAATAGTCGAAACCCTGCTGAGTCAGAATATTAACAGCAGTTCCGAGAAATCCAACCATGAAAGTGACTCCGGAATTTTGCTCGGCAAAACAATATCAGGGGAACCGGTTCCTATCAGGGATGCTTTCATGGAAACTCAGGATATTACGGTACAGGGGGAAATATTCGGAGTCGAGAAGCGGGAGCTAAAAAATAAGACCATCATGGTTACATTTGCACTGACGGATTATACGGGGTCCTTACCAGTTAAGATTTTTTTGTCAGGTGAAAAGAAAGTCATTGAGGACAAAATCAAGGAAGGACTCTGGGTAAAGGTAAGGGGGAAAATAGAAAGTAACAAGTATTCTCAGGAATATGAACTGATGCCTTATGATATAAATGAGGCTCAGAAGCCTGTAAGACAGGATCCGTCTCCGGAAAAGCGGGTAGAACTGCATTTGCATACTCGTTACAGTGCCATGGATGCGATATGTTCTCCAAAACAGGTCATTAAACTGGTAAAAAGTTGGGGCCATAAGGCAGTGGCTTTTACCGACCATGGTGTAATCCAGTCTTATCCGGAAATTTATGAATTTGCCCATGGATCAGGTATTAAACCTATATACGGCGTTGAAGCCTATGTCTTCGATGACGAGTTCCCGGTAATGGTAAATCCACCGGACAGTGAGTTGCAGGATGTCACTTTCGTGGTTGCAGACATTGAAACCACCGGGCTTTCTTTGGAGAACGATGAAATTATAGAAGTAGGCGCTGTTAAATTAAAAAATGGCAGTATCATCGATAGATTTGCATCCTTTGTTAAACCTTCAAAGGCGCTTCCTGCAAATATTATCAATCTCACGGGCATAACCAACGAAATGGTAAGTTCTGCACCGCCTTTAAAAGAGGTTTTATCCGGTTTTATCAATTTCCTGGGTGATGGTATTTTTGTGGCCCATAATGCTCGGTTTGACTCAGGTTTCATCAGAAGAGACTGCGAAAAGCTAGGGCTCCCTTTTGACAATAAAGTTCTCGATACACTGCCTCTCTGTCAGATTATATACACAGACTTAAAAAACCATCGTCTGGACACGGTGGCGAAAAAATTGGATATAAAAATGGGAAATCATCACCGGGCTGTAGACGATGCCAATACCGCTGCTTTAATACTTAAGGAAGCGCTGGCCCATCTTGAAAAGACAGGGATTAAAAATCTTTCGCACATAAACCATATCTACCATTCCAGTAATGGCGCTGTTCATTTAAACTCTTACCATGCCACTATTCTTGTAAAAAACATGGTGGGCTTGAGAAATCTTACGAGCTTGTATCCAGGTCCCATCTGGATTATTTTTACAGGCATCCCAGAATACCGAAATCCTTATTGA
- a CDS encoding PolC-type DNA polymerase III, whose amino-acid sequence MDYFYRHPRIPKSLLKSFREGLILGTGCQAGELYQSLLHFSSPEYIKRIVEFYDFLEIQPLQNNAFLVQNGMVSGKEALEKLNLQIYKLGKKFNKPVALTGDVHFLNPEDEIYRKVLLKSQGYEDADKDSCLYLKTTEDMLKECEYLGKEAAFEVVVANTNKIADEIEDDIKPVPDELYPPKIEGAEQEIINMTYKRAKELYGDNLPDIVQKRIERELNSIVNHGYSVIYLIAHKLVKKSMEDGYLVGSRGSVGSSLVATMCGITEVNPLPPHYLCPECKNAIFIQENEGIVGPDLPDKSCPVCGKPMKKEGFNIPFEVFMGFEGDKVPDIDLNFSGEYQAKAHKFTEELFGRHHVFRAGTISTIAEKTAFGFVKSYLEEKRINAPACEIKRLASGITGVKRTTGQHPGGLMVVPRDMEIYDFSPVQYPADDKESGVITTHFDYHSISSRLLKLDLLGHDDPTVIKMLEEETGIDARKIPLDDRDTMEIFSSLKSLKLEPESVGTTVGTIGVPEFGTRFVRQMLEDTRPSTFAELVRISGLSHGTDVWLNNAQDLIKSKTATLKDVIATRDDIMIYLLNQGIEPKIAFTIMENVRKGKGLKTEFEEILAKNKNIAPWFVESCKRIKYLFPKAHAVAYVIMAFRIAYFKVHYPEAFYATYFTVRADDFDAELILQGPKKIRETISEIEKKEKDASAKEKNLLTILEVANEMYMRGIQFVPIDLYKSDVKRFKITDNGILPPLTALQGLGLTAAQSIAEERAKGRFTSIEDLRQRARITKNVIQILKQNGIISNLQETNQLCLF is encoded by the coding sequence CTGGATTATTTTTACAGGCATCCCAGAATACCGAAATCCTTATTGAAATCCTTCAGAGAAGGGCTTATTCTGGGGACAGGGTGTCAGGCAGGGGAACTTTACCAGAGTTTACTGCACTTTTCCAGCCCGGAATATATAAAAAGAATTGTTGAGTTTTATGATTTTCTTGAAATCCAGCCCCTGCAAAACAATGCTTTTTTGGTACAAAACGGGATGGTCAGCGGCAAGGAAGCGCTTGAAAAATTAAACCTTCAAATTTATAAACTGGGGAAAAAGTTTAACAAACCGGTGGCACTTACCGGGGATGTACATTTTTTGAATCCGGAGGATGAAATATACAGAAAGGTCCTGCTAAAATCCCAGGGCTATGAAGATGCCGATAAAGATTCTTGTCTTTATCTTAAAACAACAGAGGATATGCTGAAGGAATGCGAGTATCTGGGCAAAGAAGCCGCTTTTGAGGTAGTAGTGGCAAATACTAATAAAATAGCCGATGAAATTGAAGATGACATTAAACCAGTACCGGACGAATTATACCCTCCTAAAATCGAGGGAGCCGAACAGGAAATAATTAATATGACTTATAAACGGGCTAAAGAACTGTACGGAGACAACCTTCCCGATATAGTGCAAAAGCGGATCGAAAGGGAACTTAATTCCATTGTAAATCACGGTTATTCCGTAATATATTTGATTGCACATAAACTTGTAAAAAAATCCATGGAAGACGGCTATCTGGTGGGGTCCAGGGGATCGGTAGGCTCATCGCTGGTAGCCACCATGTGCGGAATAACCGAGGTCAATCCGCTACCGCCCCATTATTTATGCCCGGAATGTAAAAATGCTATTTTCATACAGGAAAATGAGGGAATAGTGGGCCCAGATCTCCCTGATAAATCATGTCCTGTGTGTGGTAAGCCCATGAAAAAAGAGGGGTTCAACATACCTTTTGAGGTGTTCATGGGATTCGAAGGAGATAAAGTTCCGGATATAGATCTTAATTTTTCGGGAGAATACCAGGCCAAAGCCCATAAATTCACCGAAGAATTGTTTGGAAGGCACCACGTTTTCAGGGCAGGAACAATATCCACCATAGCGGAAAAAACAGCCTTCGGTTTTGTGAAATCTTATCTGGAAGAAAAGAGAATAAATGCTCCGGCATGTGAAATAAAACGGCTGGCTTCAGGCATTACTGGTGTCAAGAGGACCACAGGCCAGCATCCCGGGGGGTTGATGGTAGTTCCGCGGGATATGGAGATATATGATTTCTCCCCGGTTCAATACCCTGCTGATGACAAGGAATCCGGGGTCATTACAACCCATTTTGATTATCACTCTATCAGCAGCAGGCTGTTAAAACTTGACCTGCTTGGTCATGACGATCCAACCGTAATAAAGATGCTGGAAGAGGAAACTGGTATTGACGCCAGGAAGATACCCCTTGATGACAGGGACACAATGGAAATATTTTCATCATTAAAATCCCTCAAGCTGGAGCCCGAATCCGTGGGCACCACCGTGGGCACCATTGGAGTTCCAGAGTTCGGGACCAGGTTTGTAAGGCAGATGCTGGAGGATACAAGGCCTTCCACCTTCGCTGAGTTGGTAAGGATTAGCGGCCTTTCCCACGGTACCGATGTGTGGCTCAACAATGCCCAGGACTTGATAAAAAGCAAAACTGCAACGCTCAAGGATGTTATAGCGACTCGAGACGACATCATGATTTATCTTTTAAATCAGGGTATCGAGCCTAAGATAGCTTTTACTATTATGGAAAATGTGCGAAAGGGCAAGGGGTTAAAAACAGAGTTTGAAGAGATTCTGGCAAAGAATAAAAATATAGCCCCATGGTTTGTGGAATCATGCAAAAGGATAAAATATCTCTTTCCAAAAGCCCATGCTGTGGCTTATGTTATCATGGCTTTCAGAATCGCTTACTTTAAAGTGCATTATCCCGAAGCCTTTTATGCCACATATTTTACGGTGAGAGCCGATGATTTTGATGCTGAGCTTATACTGCAGGGGCCCAAAAAGATAAGAGAAACCATTTCAGAAATTGAAAAAAAGGAGAAAGATGCGAGCGCCAAGGAAAAAAATCTGCTCACCATTCTCGAAGTGGCAAATGAGATGTACATGAGGGGAATCCAGTTCGTACCAATTGACCTATATAAATCCGATGTAAAAAGGTTTAAAATAACAGACAACGGTATCCTGCCGCCTTTAACAGCTTTACAGGGTTTAGGGCTTACGGCAGCCCAGAGCATAGCAGAGGAGCGGGCAAAGGGCAGGTTTACTTCCATTGAGGACCTTCGTCAAAGAGCCAGGATAACCAAAAACGTAATCCAGATTTTAAAACAGAACGGTATTATCTCCAATCTTCAGGAAACCAACCAGTTATGCCTTTTTTAA
- the proS gene encoding proline--tRNA ligase codes for MENEYVKEITSKSQDFSQWYVDVILKAELADYSPVRGCMVIRPYGYAVWENMQKLLDARFKSTGHKNAYFPLFIPESLLKKEAEHVEGFAPEVAWVTHGGQEELAERIAVRPTSETIICSMYSKWIKSWRDLPVLINQWCNVVRWEKSTRPFLRTAEFLWQEGHTAHRTEEDAEEETLKMLEIYRDFVETDLALPVIKGRKSENEKFAGALRTYTIEAMMSDGKALQAGTSHNLGQHFSKVFDITFLDQDGQLKNVWQTSWGVSTRLIGAIIMTHGDDRGLKLPPKIAPVQVIIVPISSQKKDMVLNKAAEIFARLKQDFRLEMDDRDEYTPGWKFNEWEMKGVPVRLEVGPKDIEKHQVILVRRDTGEKISVDESEINSKLKSLLDEIQVNMFRQAKRFMDENTREIEDFEEFKKVIEEKRGFIKTHWCENGDCEKFIKEQTGATLRCIPFEQDAGPGRCIVCGKEANKVVYFAKSY; via the coding sequence ATGGAAAATGAATATGTAAAAGAGATTACATCAAAGTCTCAAGATTTCTCCCAGTGGTATGTGGATGTAATATTGAAAGCGGAACTTGCCGACTATTCTCCGGTAAGAGGTTGTATGGTTATAAGACCTTATGGTTATGCTGTATGGGAAAATATGCAAAAGCTTCTGGACGCGCGGTTTAAATCAACGGGCCACAAAAACGCGTATTTCCCTCTATTTATTCCCGAATCGCTCCTTAAAAAAGAAGCCGAGCATGTGGAAGGGTTTGCGCCTGAGGTAGCATGGGTCACCCATGGGGGCCAGGAAGAACTGGCCGAGCGCATTGCCGTAAGGCCTACATCTGAGACCATAATTTGCAGCATGTATTCAAAATGGATTAAATCCTGGAGGGATCTGCCTGTCCTCATTAATCAGTGGTGTAATGTGGTGCGCTGGGAAAAAAGCACCAGGCCTTTTTTAAGGACTGCTGAATTTCTGTGGCAGGAAGGCCATACTGCACACAGGACCGAAGAAGATGCGGAAGAGGAAACTCTTAAAATGTTGGAAATATACAGGGATTTTGTGGAAACTGATCTGGCTCTGCCTGTTATAAAAGGAAGAAAATCCGAGAATGAAAAATTTGCCGGGGCTTTAAGAACATATACTATCGAAGCTATGATGAGTGACGGAAAGGCTTTGCAGGCAGGTACATCTCACAATTTGGGCCAGCATTTTTCAAAGGTGTTTGACATAACATTTCTGGACCAGGATGGTCAGTTGAAAAATGTATGGCAGACATCCTGGGGAGTTTCTACCCGTTTGATTGGCGCCATCATTATGACCCATGGGGATGACAGGGGCCTTAAGCTTCCGCCAAAGATCGCTCCTGTACAGGTAATCATTGTACCAATATCAAGCCAGAAGAAAGATATGGTATTGAACAAAGCCGCTGAGATTTTTGCACGGTTGAAGCAGGATTTCAGACTGGAAATGGATGACAGAGATGAATATACACCGGGCTGGAAATTTAACGAATGGGAAATGAAAGGGGTCCCCGTGCGCCTTGAGGTGGGTCCCAAGGATATAGAGAAACACCAGGTCATTCTGGTAAGAAGGGACACAGGGGAAAAAATAAGTGTTGATGAGTCGGAAATAAATTCTAAATTAAAATCCCTGCTTGACGAAATTCAGGTCAACATGTTCCGACAGGCAAAACGGTTCATGGATGAAAATACCAGAGAAATAGAGGACTTTGAAGAGTTTAAGAAGGTAATAGAGGAAAAAAGAGGCTTTATCAAAACTCACTGGTGTGAAAATGGGGACTGTGAAAAGTTTATTAAAGAACAGACCGGGGCGACCCTGCGGTGTATACCCTTTGAACAGGATGCTGGTCCCGGCAGATGCATAGTTTGCGGCAAAGAGGCAAATAAAGTTGTTTATTTTGCGAAATCCTATTAG
- the ispG gene encoding flavodoxin-dependent (E)-4-hydroxy-3-methylbut-2-enyl-diphosphate synthase has protein sequence MRDFFTTPSRRKTKKVILRDVAVGGDAPVSVQSMTNTKTYDVKSTVNQILHLEEAGCEIIRVAVPDMDSALAISEIKKQIHIPLVADVHFDYRLAIESMKQGADGLRINPGNIGSKDRIKKIVDVALERKIPIRIGVNSGSLEKDLLSKYGKPVPEALVESALRHVEILEDMNFSDIVISLKSSDVLTTVNSYKLLAEKVDYPFHLGITEAGSIFSGTIKSSVGLGILLYLGIGDTIRVSLTGDPVDEVKVGYEILKSLKLKNNGIDLISCPTCGRCEINLINIAREVEERLKNIRKPLKVAVMGCAVNGPGEAREADIGIAGGKKKVALFKKGEIIKSVPEERAVVELMEEIRKLIN, from the coding sequence ATGCGAGACTTTTTTACTACTCCTTCCAGGAGAAAGACAAAAAAAGTTATATTGCGAGATGTGGCTGTGGGCGGCGATGCGCCCGTATCGGTCCAGTCCATGACAAATACTAAGACTTATGATGTAAAGTCTACGGTAAATCAAATCCTGCATCTGGAAGAAGCAGGATGTGAAATCATAAGGGTCGCAGTACCGGATATGGATAGTGCATTAGCCATCTCAGAAATAAAAAAACAAATTCATATTCCGCTGGTAGCGGATGTACACTTTGATTACAGGCTGGCTATTGAATCCATGAAACAGGGAGCTGATGGCCTGAGGATAAATCCCGGCAATATTGGTTCAAAAGACAGGATAAAGAAGATTGTAGATGTCGCCCTGGAAAGAAAAATACCCATAAGGATTGGCGTAAATTCGGGTTCTCTTGAAAAAGATTTGCTTTCTAAGTATGGAAAGCCCGTGCCCGAAGCTTTAGTTGAAAGTGCCCTGCGCCATGTGGAAATTCTTGAAGACATGAATTTTTCCGATATAGTTATTTCATTAAAATCATCCGATGTCTTGACAACGGTAAATTCTTATAAGTTACTGGCTGAAAAGGTGGATTATCCTTTTCATCTTGGGATAACCGAGGCGGGGTCTATATTTTCCGGGACAATTAAATCATCCGTAGGACTTGGGATATTGCTTTATCTGGGAATAGGAGATACAATAAGGGTTTCTCTGACTGGAGACCCCGTGGACGAAGTCAAAGTAGGGTATGAAATTCTCAAAAGCTTAAAATTAAAAAATAACGGAATCGACCTTATTTCGTGTCCCACCTGCGGTCGGTGCGAAATCAACCTCATTAATATCGCACGCGAAGTTGAAGAAAGATTAAAAAATATAAGAAAGCCTTTAAAGGTTGCGGTAATGGGCTGTGCCGTCAACGGGCCCGGGGAGGCCAGAGAAGCGGATATTGGTATAGCCGGTGGCAAAAAAAAAGTGGCGCTTTTTAAAAAGGGCGAGATTATTAAATCTGTACCCGAGGAAAGGGCAGTTGTAGAATTAATGGAGGAAATACGCAAACTGATCAATTAA